ACACGCGCGCAACAACGACAGCTGCAATTCaaaattcgatttgatttagGTATTGTATCCCAAAGATACGCAACGAACCGGCGGCCGTCGTTCCACGAAAGCAGCAAAACAGCTCATTCAACAGCGAAAGCCGCTCAGCGAATGGATGTTGTTTGACTTGGCCATACAGTCCAGCTAACTGGAAGACACAATAATACTGCAAGCGGCGCTGGAACTGGAAGccgatacaaatgtatctcgAAAGCGGCACTGCAATGGAAGAGAGAATAAGAGAGAGGAGAGAGAATAACTCAAAACAGTGCTGCCAAGTTTCAAAAAGATTTCAAATCTAAATACAAAAAGTTATAATTTTACTATTGAtttataaattcattaaacggtatatatgtacatatggttttttattattatttaattttccaaaatgaGTTGGGAGCAACGAATTTCagtatttcttttatttatgtatatggCATTTGCTGTTTAGTAAAGACATACACCATTGCGTTAGCTAAGCGAGGTTTCAATCCTCAACAAATGCTACACttaaaaaattccaaaatcatatttaattagaTAAAAATTGTGTAGCTAGAAACTTGTTTATAAATATCACGACTGCTAGTTAGTTGTGAAAGTAAggtattataattaaaatttaaataataggtaatgttgtaaaaaaaactttaaacgTATAGTTCATATTGGGATACTGggaatttcaataaaagttATCTTAAACATATTGTCGTTTATTCATataaaactttattattattttaattgataacTTGGGTAATAAAGTGAGTGAGCAAGTAGTCTCTATAAAATACTTCTTGAGGCACTACCTTCTcgttgttatttatttttataagtcaAATCGCAGCCGAAATTTAAGAAACTGAAGCCGGGTTCAAAGTATGCCGAAGTCGGGAGTATTTCACTCATAGCGCAAAATAAACAGTCGATCGCAGACACACAAATACTTGTATTACTTGCCACAGCATAGATATACAGATACTTTTGCATCTACAATCGACGTgaaaaaggtaaacaaaagTCAAGTCACGGTGCGAATGAGTGTGTATTTGAGATAGATGCCTCGGTGCGAGTGCTGAGTTGTTGGTAACAGCGAGCGATCGCGGCATTCCAGTCAGTAACGAGTTGAATGTGGCTCAAAACGCGTCGCTGAACGATGGCTAAAAACGTTTAAAGTTAAAAAGCGTATTaaatcatataatatataatatattggTGTAAAAAATACAGAATTAAACCTAATAATTAAGTGTCCGGACATCCCCTAGaaaaatgtgtgaaaatgTTGAGAAACTAACCGGAATACTATGAAAACTGCTGTAAAACTTGGCTAAGATAAACTCGTTTGCACCAATACACATGTGATTATACGTATAAGGGCAACGCAAAATACTCAGACTCCAGAAGCcagcaattaaaaaagaagTTAGTCAGTTAGCGTCTGGGCCGCGTTACTGGTGTATGAATCATACTTTGGATAcgtttaaaaataacaaaacaaaaaccttaaaacgaggaaaaagTTGTAACAGTGCTAATGTAAACTTCGATCAAACTTAGCGGAACGAGCTCGCTACAAAACCAAATACCCATAACAAGTAAATTAAGCACACATTATAAAATACCTCAAATGTCGGTCAGGAAGTTGAGTGCCCTATCGCTCTCCATTGGTGGAGTTCCGTTGATTCCAAGTGTTTCCTTGGTAGCTGCGGCCAATGGAGAGAGTAGGGATTGCCATGGCACGATCTGTCATCCGGTCAATGAATTTTGCTATGTTGCAACGGAGAGATGTCATCCGTGCATCGAGGTCTGCAATAATCAAACCCACAACTACGATGCGTTTCTGTGCGCCAAGGAATGTTCAGGCAAGTAGAATTCAAAGATTTCCAAAAGATTACCTCAGATTAACTCACGATCCATAGGGTAATTTGGCGGGTTCTATGCAAGTTCAGGTTTTTCCAGCTGGACTTAATTGTATTTCAATTACAGTTGCTTCAGCGGGTGATTAACTCATCACCCATGAGTTGACTAAAATAGGGGgtattttaaagatttaaagaatgtacatttttataataaaaatgatttgttgAAACTAgctttataataatttttttagtgTAAAAGATTTGTAAAAGTTGTAATGGCAAGATAAGGCCAGttgcatttgcaatttttatCTGACTATGTACAACGAGTTATCAAAAACGTTCCCGTGTTTtatcaattattatttacttaaaacGATAATAGTAGcgatattatttaatttctttatcaACCCACAGCTTACAAGACATTTGAGCCGTTAAAAGCCGAGATGCTGGACATCCAGAATACCCAGCAGCTGATCCTCTTGCTGCTGACTATCCTTCTCGTCCTGATTGCGCTTCGTTGCGCGTTTCAGTTCCTTCGATGGCTGATAGGCAATCGGTGCTTCCAGAAGCTGATGCGCCGTCTCCAATCGAAGGCCTACCCTCATCCGGCAACTGCAAATGGAAAGGATCTTAATGCTACCACCATACAGAATCTGAATGCCATTAACCATCCCGGCAGCGACCTTGAGCGGGCACAATCACAGATCTACAGTGTGGCAGGTAAGTGTAAGGATCTACCTGTCCGGGTTTTTCCAATAACACTTCCCAATGTACACATTATACCTGCAATGATTTATTACAGGTGCTGCCGAGGGTTCCGTTGTGACTATGACAACGCCGGTGAGCACTCGCTATCCGGCGGAAAACAGTACCACGCCCACAACGGTTATGACGGAGATCGGATACGGATACGATAATCAGGCCATGGTCGTAACGCCGGTTTCCGAGAAACCCTCAGCAGCGACGATTCCCGTCGCTTTCTAAGGCCATACAAGTACTTGAAAACTCTTACTTCTAAATCAGTCCAGCGAAAGCAAAATGTGCACCACATTAAAACTAGTGATATTTTTCATAGTTATTAAGCAAGAAGTCTTCTATCAATATGGAATATATACGCATATCTGTAGAATATAAACCTTAATTAATAGGTTTATATATGTTGGGACATATTTTTGATAACCCAATGTGGCCCTGAAAACTTATATTCGATCTGTATGAAATTATATGTAAAGGAACTTTTTTCTCTTtactttaatattttccttaaaGCAACGAAAATACTTACAACATCACAACTATGAACGAAGAGACATATTTATAACTgttaagaaatatatttataatgttCAATTTATTATCATGTTAAGTTTTTTATGTGGAAAAGTTTTGTAAATGGTAATATGGGGGAAAACCAATTCATTCGCAATCACCACAAACGTTTCTCAACACACTTCCATCCGGTTAAAATAATTACGAATGCGAAATAAATCTTCCTGAAAATTTTTTGAGTTTTGAAATAAGACACGGGAACTACGCTTAAAAGTATTGTCATTTATTGTAAAAAGTATTCCACGTTGGCAAACACAATTCTAAGGCTAAGTTAAGTTGGCTTTTTGAGTATAACTCTTGTTCTCGTCCTTAATGCTAATCGTTTGTATATGACACGCcagatatgtatgtgtgcTTGTTTCCAAACTATAATTAATGTTTTCGTATATAAAATGCTTCACTTTTCCTAACGAATCTCATAAATCAGCCTTAAACGTAagcttatatttaaataaataacctAGGACTAATTCCGATCGAATTGGAAACGCTTGTATTGATCCCTTTATTGCAGAACATCCTTCTAAACCTTACACCCAATACTGATTCCGCCTAAGTAGTGGATTTGTTGGCGGGGCCGAGGGCGGTGAGCTGACCGATCCGGAAATACTTTGTGGCACAGAGGCATAGCCAGCAAAATCATTCGCCATATCGCAGGACGAACTCCAGGCGTCGTGCTCCATGTGATAAGGATTATATCTCTGCGGCAGCATCATTTGCTGCGGATCGCACTGATCGTCCGTCTCCTCCTCATCGGGATCGTAGTCGGGATACTCATGTTTGTACGACTCCACGGGTATTATCTTGCAATGGGGAATATTGCTGAAACCCGGTAACGGTGTTGAATTTCCTGTGGCCGGCACGGAATCCGCCTCGGAACTTGCGTAATGGTGGCCATGATGATGGTGCAGATGGTGTTGCGGACTCACAGAAGTCAAGTCTGGTGGACACGGTAGCGCCGGCGGCTGATCCTTGGATATATCTGCCTTGTGCTTTCTCAGTTTCCTGATCTTTAATATCAACAGCACGATAAGCAGGCATATCAACACGATAAAGATGGCACATCCTATGGCTAAATAGTTAATGGATAATCCTGCACTGCCCAAATGAACCGTCTCGGTTTCCTCAACACGACTTCTATACTCAATCGATACGGTGGCCTGTGCCGGCTGAACTGTTTTGATTAGCAATTGATAATCAAAACTGTCATGATCAGCTTCTGTTTCCTCGACCGATTCATGGGGCACAAAGTAGACGACGCCACTTCGAAGTTCTTTATAAGAGAATATATTCGTGGATCTATCACTCTGGCCATCGGTTGTCAGTCCCGTGCTTCGGATTATCTTTCTGATTTGCCCAGTTGATGGCATTCTAGTGATCACAAACTTGGGGttgaatttatttagtttcaaCGACAAAGGATTATCGTTGTCCAAAGAGGTAATAAGCTTTATTTTACCACCCGAGGATTCAGCTTCCTTCATTACTATATCATTGATTTGTATTACAGGTTCCACCTCCATTACCACATCGACCTGAGCAACATAATTGGTGCCCGGAACATAGGCACTCACCTGGAAGGAGTCATTCGATCGGTTCAGGTCTGTTTGCATATAGCTTATCTGTGATGTTTCCAACTGTTGTTGCGTGAACCTCAGAGTTGGTTGATGTTTGTACACTATAATGCCAAAAAGCGGCGAGTTTGTGACGTTGTAAGACAACCTTTCCATATGCACATTTGTGGACACTCCAATATGATCCAATCTCATTGGAGCAGTAGTAGCTCCTTGCTGAACCTTCACTGGTGCTTGCATTGCTGACGGTTGCAGATGAATAGAATCTATTTTAATGGTAAATATTTCGTATGCAGGATTTGATTGCCCGTCGGATACGGTGAAGCAAAACGTCGTGGACTGTGGCATTCCAAAGTGGACATATATAATGCGATCGTTGTTAATATCAGCTTGGGTAAACTGATTGGAGAAAGCTAATAGATCCTCAGGGCGTCCATCGTTTGTGATCTTTCTAAGTACCCCCAAAGTAGGACCACTCATCACATCGTATATAATTTCTTCAGGAGGTGTATCTGCATCTTCGGTTAGCAAATCATTTCTGGTGATAGTCCGATTCTCACCCTCAACGACTGTCATTTGGGGCAGGTGGGTGACCAAATGGAAGGGTTGATCGTTAATGGGGTTGATGGAAACGGGAATTGTCAAATTGCACAGAAAAATGTTCCTGAAATGAAAACGTATCTTATTACAATAACTGTTTACTTAAGTGAAATTTAAGGAAGACTCACCCTTGTGTCAGGTAAACCGACATCAGTATAGTATCCTCCAAAGTGTCCGAATGATCGTGTATGTAGTAGACTTTTTTGGTAAAGAAATCGCTTGGGTGGTATCTCTGCATATGCTTGAACTCATGACCCAGACCAATATTGCCGTGTGTGGGTTTTTGGATGGCTTCTATGAACAACTCAGGGTTATTTATGCCAGCTTTCGTTTTCAGATACTCCAAAATCTTTGAGAAATCCAACTTAATAGGCACCGAACCGCCTTCGTCTACATTGAGCTTATTAACTGGTAGAAATCTGAGTAAGCCTCCTGAGGAAACCGATATCTCAATGTTGAATTTCTGATTCAATAGACGATCGCTTCTTTCAGCAACCACATCGAAGTAAAATGAATCATTGGTCCTGAACTCCATGATAACAGCTGTGTGTTCATAAAATATATGCCCATTGTCTACATCGTTTTGGGTAAATTCACTGACTTCCTTCGTGAAACCATTATCTATAAACTCATTCACAATGCGACCCAGACTTGGGGGAACTGTAATGTTATATCTAATCTCTCGTTCCTCATCTGAACATTTAAAGTGCAAGTAGTCACGCagaatttgttttttggttaatGGAAAAACATGCAGATTTTCATTGTGCTCGGCCAGAATTTCAATCGGCTTGATTTCAATATTCAACATTTGGGTGGTGGTGTTAAATAGCCCATCTGTTACCACAAAGGATAGTTCGTTTCTCCTGGAGTTGGAGTCGTGcatgaaatatatttcttCGAGGTTTATTTGAGCCTGGGTGAAATGTTCGATTTTTTGGTGAGGTGCTGACTTCCTTGCCAAGTAGCCGCCGTATATGTGATTCACCACAAATGTAAGATTCTCCGGTGGAGTGTCGTAGTCTTGAGCCACTGAAAAGCATCATAACAAAAatgaaacatttaaattttgagTTAGGTATACAATAAATTTTCAGCTTACACAGGTCAGTATTTTTGATGACATAGCGTCCACCGTTCCACACCTGCAGGCCCGTATTGGTGACCATCATGGGCTCCTCGTCGTTCACTTGAACCACAGCGAATTCCAGCTCGAAAGGAACACTCTCCTTGTTCCTGGCCATGGCCACCAATGTAATGCTATCGGTGGCATTTTCGCTGCCATTGTGCACATACTGTATGCTACCCTGTTCGAGTTGTTTTTGAGTGAATCTTTTGACCTTTGAGTTTCCAGCCAAAACGTGACCAGAGCTCGGTGTAATGGTTACTATGTACTCCAAAATCTTTCCGCGGTAGTATTCCGAATAAGGCTGTATATCAGTTGGATTTAGTTGGACAGTCTTTCCCTCTACAACCGAAATAATATTTGAGTGCATATATAGCTTTTCAGGTATGATCACGATCTTTATCATCAGTTGCCTTAGCCACGTTATGCCATTGGTAACATCGAACACAAAGTAATCTGTAGACTGGTTAACTCCTGCTtgaatataaaacattttttctgtATTCACAGAAGACTGATCGAACACCTTGCAGTTGTATTCATCGTCGAAGGACATGGACTGCATTTCCAAATAACCGTGCATGGGAGAAGATGTTACTAGGAAGGTAATGTCTCCGGGGGAAATATTGGGATGAACCACCTAAAAAAGGAAAGTTAAGTAATGAAATTATAGGTTTTCTGATACGAGCATATCTACCTCTAAAACATCTCTGGAGATTAGTACACTTGTGGATTCCTCCACGTAAAGTGTGTGGTTTTGTTTCACTTGCAGGGGTTCCCAATACGCAGATGGATAAATCCGGAACATGACCTCGCCCTCAGCTGTAATGTTCTTGATATGCACCCGATATCtgtgaatttaaaataaattcaacaCAACTTGTGAAACAAAATTCTCTCTATTTCATACCTAACTTTATCCATTGAGGCAATTTCCGTATTCCAATAGACCAATCTCTCCCGTTCAATATCCAAGTGGGTAAAATTACTCAGGGATGTATAATTTGTTGCCTTGTATATCGTAGTACCGTTCTCTCCCTCATTTGCTCTGCTCAAGTACATGAGAATGCCATACGAGGGGGGTTTAATCACTTCGTAGTAGATTTCATCCAGTTTCATATCCAAATTTGTTTCCAAAATAAAGTCTTTGTTCTTCAGAACAACAAATTTACCCTCCTGAACTATGGATGCATTGGTTGCCATCATGGAGACGAATGGATCGGAGGCACGGATCTCCAGCAAACCATTCACCTCATGCTCACGATCGGTGACTATAAAAGAAGCAGTTCCAGAATCAGCACCTGTATGCTGGAACATAATCCTCCTGTTTGCTATGTCGTCCTGCGTGAAGCTATCGATGTAGTGACCACTCTTGTAAAAGGCACCATTGGTGCTAGACACATGGATGTAGTGGATATCTGTGTGATTGGTATTGACATCAGCATCCAGATACTGGAGCACTGTGGGATTGAGGGTCCTGATGCCGTTCCTGACCACATGGAATACGCGCTCGATGGCGGTGCGATAAGGCTCATTGTCGTTTACTAGTTTTATGTGTACTTCCATATTGGACACAAACTGGAGATCAGTTTCGTCACCGGAGAGAATGAGCAACTCGAAAGTGTCCCTCGTGGATTCGGTATCGTCATGGCAATAGTATATATCATTTCGGAACAGTTGCTCCAATGTAAACATTTCCACTGGGGTGGTGAGACCCGTCTGTTCATCGTACTTGCATATAACACCATGTTCCGGACTCAATGAAACCTGAAACTGTAGACTTTCGTAGATGTTGAAGCGTATCCCAAAGTGATTCTTGGTTATGAGAGCCCTTTCTCCCTCCTGCACTTGCAGAGGCTCGTGGTTTTGATACCCCAGCTTGTTAATAAGCTCATCGGGCGGTCTGTAGTTAATCTCCAGAACTCCCGCCACATCATCGCATTCGGCAACGGAAACAACAAACTCCAGATGATCACTGAAGCTGGAGTAGCTGGTGTGATGAGTTTGATATCGGATTCGCCGTTTCTCTATATCCTGTTGGGTGAAGGAGTCCAGCTTCTTGGCCGCCTTCCGCGAGCCCTCCACATAGATGCCCCCGTAGCGAGTTGGCTTCGTTATTTTGTAGATCACGCTGCGCGCAAAGCTTCCGATGGGCGTGGTCTCGTAGGAGAGTACATCGCTGGTCAGCAGAATCTCCCGGCTGCCATTGATCGATATCTGCGAGGGTCTGGTGCTCGTTATGCGCAGGCGCGTGAATGTGATGCGGAAGTCGAAAGTTTGCGTGGTCACAAAGCCGAACGAGGCAATAAACTGTGAAAGTGAAatcaatgcaaatttattggcTACACTGGTTAACAAAGAAAGAGGACTGAgtttaagaaacaaaaacctTTTTGGTATTTAACAACCAAATAGATTGGATAAGTGATTATACACGTTTGTTGTGTtctattaatatataaatctttttttctattttttttatcacacGCTTGATAAGACAACATACCGATTC
The sequence above is a segment of the Drosophila melanogaster chromosome 2L genome. Coding sequences within it:
- the kon gene encoding kon-tiki, isoform B, whose translation is MSRLRGLGFGWLWLAWLAILQLQTVAAMKVSLFGDGYVSMPLQEAKMSTNIRVKFRTRQENAFLFLAAGRTDYCLLRLESGLISFSYKIERDVVQLRSPKKQKLNDLEWHDVAVQRFENNITLQVDGYIMRKQLPGDLAALNIHFGTFLGGVGDFTAEFLDDVIGFRGCISDVFYNNINIIKRAKDRTSHTTSTGVAWTCSTEFEGSIQDSISFMRNDSYSLMMKESYAMGETLSLQFRTMASAGVIFFNGGYDFILLEIEDQHLKVTFNKAGSLVQFMTNEHISDGKWHRVFLRYNAAIAELSLDDATSGYRGTHANETKASINLEKSVFFGGVQEEMRRRLISKGLRINEISFKGCMRDILVNDLPLGFAEMTISRSLALNCLWKYPCVEYNPCLKSGICSQHGVDGFICYCDQSYCIKADFQGPFKIFTETSPELELLYVSPMQLLEGGTAFLSPHFIDIILDLRRYPSLNEQSIIFHVVHQPKYGQLLQYSAEKAIFVPCRTFNLVDLATDKLKYVHNGQENFNDHATLDMQIFGDVHKIPENILGKHRFLLHANITPINDPPQLRLHSHKILRVIEGIERVLDVDLFNIDDPDSEPGNLIYTILPTQSPQETFGCFIVGGATTSAFSQAEVNVGKVSYLYNSTTAESFSYELQLQVSDGIETSETVYLPVSVHPLELRLVNNTGLIMIHKSSLPISTANLSIGTNAVDDHIDIRYDIVKAPQHGVLQRLRQIDGSWVNVDWFSDSQLLLGHIRYLHSSDFPWQDEFKFIASFGFVTTQTFDFRITFTRLRITSTRPSQISINGSREILLTSDVLSYETTPIGSFARSVIYKITKPTRYGGIYVEGSRKAAKKLDSFTQQDIEKRRIRYQTHHTSYSSFSDHLEFVVSVAECDDVAGVLEINYRPPDELINKLGYQNHEPLQVQEGERALITKNHFGIRFNIYESLQFQVSLSPEHGVICKYDEQTGLTTPVEMFTLEQLFRNDIYYCHDDTESTRDTFELLILSGDETDLQFVSNMEVHIKLVNDNEPYRTAIERVFHVVRNGIRTLNPTVLQYLDADVNTNHTDIHYIHVSSTNGAFYKSGHYIDSFTQDDIANRRIMFQHTGADSGTASFIVTDREHEVNGLLEIRASDPFVSMMATNASIVQEGKFVVLKNKDFILETNLDMKLDEIYYEVIKPPSYGILMYLSRANEGENGTTIYKATNYTSLSNFTHLDIERERLVYWNTEIASMDKVRYRVHIKNITAEGEVMFRIYPSAYWEPLQVKQNHTLYVEESTSVLISRDVLEVVHPNISPGDITFLVTSSPMHGYLEMQSMSFDDEYNCKVFDQSSVNTEKMFYIQAGVNQSTDYFVFDVTNGITWLRQLMIKIVIIPEKLYMHSNIISVVEGKTVQLNPTDIQPYSEYYRGKILEYIVTITPSSGHVLAGNSKVKRFTQKQLEQGSIQYVHNGSENATDSITLVAMARNKESVPFELEFAVVQVNDEEPMMVTNTGLQVWNGGRYVIKNTDLLAQDYDTPPENLTFVVNHIYGGYLARKSAPHQKIEHFTQAQINLEEIYFMHDSNSRRNELSFVVTDGLFNTTTQMLNIEIKPIEILAEHNENLHVFPLTKKQILRDYLHFKCSDEEREIRYNITVPPSLGRIVNEFIDNGFTKEVSEFTQNDVDNGHIFYEHTAVIMEFRTNDSFYFDVVAERSDRLLNQKFNIEISVSSGGLLRFLPVNKLNVDEGGSVPIKLDFSKILEYLKTKAGINNPELFIEAIQKPTHGNIGLGHEFKHMQRYHPSDFFTKKVYYIHDHSDTLEDTILMSVYLTQGNIFLCNLTIPVSINPINDQPFHLVTHLPQMTVVEGENRTITRNDLLTEDADTPPEEIIYDVMSGPTLGVLRKITNDGRPEDLLAFSNQFTQADINNDRIIYVHFGMPQSTTFCFTVSDGQSNPAYEIFTIKIDSIHLQPSAMQAPVKVQQGATTAPMRLDHIGVSTNVHMERLSYNVTNSPLFGIIVYKHQPTLRFTQQQLETSQISYMQTDLNRSNDSFQVSAYVPGTNYVAQVDVVMEVEPVIQINDIVMKEAESSGGKIKLITSLDNDNPLSLKLNKFNPKFVITRMPSTGQIRKIIRSTGLTTDGQSDRSTNIFSYKELRSGVVYFVPHESVEETEADHDSFDYQLLIKTVQPAQATVSIEYRSRVEETETVHLGSAGLSINYLAIGCAIFIVLICLLIVLLILKIRKLRKHKADISKDQPPALPCPPDLTSVSPQHHLHHHHGHHYASSEADSVPATGNSTPLPGFSNIPHCKIIPVESYKHEYPDYDPDEEETDDQCDPQQMMLPQRYNPYHMEHDAWSSSCDMANDFAGYASVPQSISGSVSSPPSAPPTNPLLRRNQYWV
- the grnd gene encoding grindelwald, isoform B, whose product is MSVRKLSALSLSIGGVPLIPSVSLVAAANGESRDCHGTICHPVNEFCYVATERCHPCIEVCNNQTHNYDAFLCAKECSAYKTFEPLKAEMLDIQNTQQLILLLLTILLVLIALRCAFQFLRWLIGNRCFQKLMRRLQSKAYPHPATANGKDLNATTIQNLNAINHPGSDLERAQSQIYSVAGAAEGSVVTMTTPVSTRYPAENSTTPTTVMTEIGYGYDNQAMVVTPVSEKPSAATIPVAF